The following are from one region of the Serinus canaria isolate serCan28SL12 chromosome 8, serCan2020, whole genome shotgun sequence genome:
- the MMACHC gene encoding cyanocobalamin reductase / alkylcobalamin dealkylase isoform X2: protein MERRVAEQLRSTLGPLGLEAHAFKVGWYNAVLQPAFHLPYPDDTLAFVVLSTPSMFDKALKPFVNKERLKIIRDPVDQCVSHHLSRVKEKFPDQRVDIMFDYEMLPSRKPKFLAQTAAHVAGAAYYYQRKDVKLDPWGKKIFGVCIHPKYGGWFAIRALLLFPAIQVPFLEQPSPVDCVSTEEKRIELLEQFNFHWQDGRYRDIIEVKERYSEEQKAYFATPPAERFRLLGLSQEAQRITFH from the exons atggaGCGGCGCGTGGCGGAGCAACTCCGCAGCACGCTGGGCCCGCTCGGCCTCGAGGCGCACGCCTTCAAG GTTGGGTGGTACAATGCTGTTCTCCAGCCAGCCTTCCACCTCCCCTACCCAGATGACACGCTGGCCTTCGTGGTCCTCAGCACGCCGTCCATGTTCGACAAGGCCCTTAAGCCTTTTGTGAACAAAGAACGGTTAAAAATAATCAGGGATCCTGTGGATCAGTGTGTTTCTCATCACTTATCACGTGTGAAAGAG AAATTCCCTGACCAGAGGGTGGATATCATGTTTGATTACGAGATGCTGCCGAGCCGAAAGCCCAAGTTCCTGGCACAGACAGCTGCTCATGTTGCTGGAGCTGCATATTACTACCAAAGGAAGGATGTGAAGCTTGATCCTTGGGGGAAAAAG atcTTTGGCGTTTGTATCCATCCCAAGTATGGCGGCTGGTTTGCAATCCGGgctctcctgctcttcccagccatCCAGGTGCCGTTCCTGGAACAGCCCTCCCCTGTGGACTGTGTGAGCACCGAGGAGAAGAGGATcgagctgctggagcagttcaATTTCCACTGGCAGGACGGCCGCTACAGGGACATCATCGAAGTGAAGGAAAGATACTCCGAGGAGCAGAAAGCCTACTTTGCCACTCCTCCAGCCGAGAGATTCCGGCTGCTGGGGCTCTCGCAGGAAGCTCAGAGAATCACATTTCACTGA
- the MMACHC gene encoding cyanocobalamin reductase / alkylcobalamin dealkylase isoform X1, with translation MERRVAEQLRSTLGPLGLEAHAFKVGWYNAVLQPAFHLPYPDDTLAFVVLSTPSMFDKALKPFVNKERLKIIRDPVDQCVSHHLSRVKEKFPDQRVDIMFDYEMLPSRKPKFLAQTAAHVAGAAYYYQRKDVKLDPWGKKKIFGVCIHPKYGGWFAIRALLLFPAIQVPFLEQPSPVDCVSTEEKRIELLEQFNFHWQDGRYRDIIEVKERYSEEQKAYFATPPAERFRLLGLSQEAQRITFH, from the exons atggaGCGGCGCGTGGCGGAGCAACTCCGCAGCACGCTGGGCCCGCTCGGCCTCGAGGCGCACGCCTTCAAG GTTGGGTGGTACAATGCTGTTCTCCAGCCAGCCTTCCACCTCCCCTACCCAGATGACACGCTGGCCTTCGTGGTCCTCAGCACGCCGTCCATGTTCGACAAGGCCCTTAAGCCTTTTGTGAACAAAGAACGGTTAAAAATAATCAGGGATCCTGTGGATCAGTGTGTTTCTCATCACTTATCACGTGTGAAAGAG AAATTCCCTGACCAGAGGGTGGATATCATGTTTGATTACGAGATGCTGCCGAGCCGAAAGCCCAAGTTCCTGGCACAGACAGCTGCTCATGTTGCTGGAGCTGCATATTACTACCAAAGGAAGGATGTGAAGCTTGATCCTTGGGGGAAAAAG aagatcTTTGGCGTTTGTATCCATCCCAAGTATGGCGGCTGGTTTGCAATCCGGgctctcctgctcttcccagccatCCAGGTGCCGTTCCTGGAACAGCCCTCCCCTGTGGACTGTGTGAGCACCGAGGAGAAGAGGATcgagctgctggagcagttcaATTTCCACTGGCAGGACGGCCGCTACAGGGACATCATCGAAGTGAAGGAAAGATACTCCGAGGAGCAGAAAGCCTACTTTGCCACTCCTCCAGCCGAGAGATTCCGGCTGCTGGGGCTCTCGCAGGAAGCTCAGAGAATCACATTTCACTGA